The genome window ATACGAAAATACCTGGCGTGCTCTTTGTTTCTTTTCTCCGGAGTGCGAATGGGAACAAAACCGGGCTTTTTTCTTCCCGGAATTTGATCAGAAAGAACTTATCGACCATCTTGAAGACACTTCCAATGAAATCGCAGTTCACATTTTCCGCTGGATGATGAAAAAAAAGATCGATGTTATCCTCACGGAAAACAGCACATCTCTTCCCTGCCATTTATCAATGGGAATGGGAATCAAAAAAGCGGTGATCAATTCTACAATTCCTGTTGTTGCTCATAATCATGATTTCTATTGGGAACGCGGTGATAGATATAAATCTCCTCATAAAAAAATCATGGAAATCATGGAAAAAACCTTTCCTCTGATCCTGCCAAATGTCAGACATGCTGTAATCAATACTCATTCAAAAAAGATTTTTAAGGAAAAATTCGGAGTTGAAGCAACAGTAGTTCCCAATGTCATGGATTTCAACAAACCGTTTGCTCGAAAAGATCCTTATAACAAGGACTTGCTATCAGACTTAGGATTGGATAAAAAAGACATTCCTATTTTTCAGGTCACCAGGATCGTGAGAAGAAAAGGTATTGAGACAGCGATTGAAATGGTTC of Candidatus Cloacimonadota bacterium contains these proteins:
- a CDS encoding glycosyltransferase, whose amino-acid sequence is MNIGIIIGRIGDIDGVALETEKWIRILQKLGHKIYILSGNFKRSIVGEKYENTWRALCFFSPECEWEQNRAFFFPEFDQKELIDHLEDTSNEIAVHIFRWMMKKKIDVILTENSTSLPCHLSMGMGIKKAVINSTIPVVAHNHDFYWERGDRYKSPHKKIMEIMEKTFPLILPNVRHAVINTHSKKIFKEKFGVEATVVPNVMDFNKPFARKDPYNKDLLSDLGLDKKDIPIFQVTRIVRRKGIETAIEMVHRLQDKRVKLVITGSAADDARKGYYKELLIKIKEKKLNDQVVFGHRTILNERGKGWRGRKIYSLSDAYANAVACTYFSTYEGFGNAFIECVLARKPIFVNNYKPVYWPDIGRKGFKTVMLKDNKLTDKALADIERIIHNKKEQKEIGEY